The Gossypium hirsutum isolate 1008001.06 chromosome D03, Gossypium_hirsutum_v2.1, whole genome shotgun sequence genomic interval tcaacaGATTTTTTAAGTCAATACGTGCCTGAGTAACCACCGCACACGATGGGACTCGAACATCCACACATACAATTACACCAGATGAATCTCAAACTTGAGTATTCAAGACTCAAAGCCTCCGCCTTTGCCAACTATATCAGAACCTCATCgataatatttctttttttttaatatattgtatcTAAGTTATTCATGCAATAGACAcctaaatacttaaaatttttttggtagaaaataACAGCAAATTGCGATTACATCAAACAACACTTAAGCCTATGAAGGGCTATTAGAATCAGCTAACAACAAACCTTGAATAGATAATGGTGGTTCATCAAATacacataaatttataaaactaagATTTGCACACTTAACCATGTAATTTGCAAGAATATGATGAAGACGCCTTCCAACCTCATCCAAAAACATAAAACGAAGGGCCAGTTCTTtattgcttttgagaagtgcttttgagaagtgcttttgagaagtgcttttgaagaataaaatgtccattttagacatgagatTATAAAGTagcaaatatgtatttaaataatgttcaaattagttaatattatgatattttaacaaaaatataaaaaaaataaattattataacttattgttaatattttaatatataatattaattttaaatatttctaagtaattaatattaattagttataaaatttaattagaatatataaactatatttaaatatttaaatataaaaattaaatatttataattagatattgacacgattgtattattataaaaattattttttatttttaattaatgtttttaacacatttgtattattttattttaaaatgtatttgaatatataactcatattagatattaacataacatagaaaacataaacttaacaaattaaaatattagatatatTTGGATTGAAATCTTAAAAAGGGGGTAATATTCATATATCagatataaatactaaaaattttacaatagcatttacaatttaaattgaattcattaaactagaagctatagcatctcttgttaattccatttcaaaaccACTAAAAATATTTGATTCACCGTTATCATCACTATCATTGTCGTCGTCATCGTTATCATCACTTTGTGGCCCATGCGCATTTTCTAAATCATTATTATTCTCATATGTCGAGTTAATATCTTCGTATTCCATAAAATCTGCATCATTTCGACCGACATGTTTTCGAATAAAATTGTGTATCGTCATTGTAGCAACAACGATCATCGTTTGCTTCTCAAAACTATAACTTGGCATATCCCTTAAAATGgcccattttttttcaaaacaccaaaagttcgttcaatcacactacgtaatgatgaatgtgaatgattgaatatcTCTTTTTTACCAGAAATCGGTCTACCTCTTCGGAagtcaggtaaatgatatcgttgacctctatatggtccaagataacctttcatttgaggatatccagaatcaacaagataatattttcctacaagtcataatataacaaacaattaattcaagaatttttttaataaaaaaatcaattaaagaacttatactttattatttaaaaaatcacatataaataaaatatctaaccaTTTGGAGGGTGCGGAAATTTGTATTTTGGATCTCGAATTGCATCAAGAAATATTCTAGTGTCATGTGCCGATCCTTCCCATCCAGCTATGACAAATgtgaaacacatattaaaatcacatactGCCATAACATTTTGAGTCGAGATACCTTTTCTTCCAATATAGGGAATTTGTTCATTTGGGGGAAGAATAGCCGCAATGTGAGTACCATCAATTGCACCTATGCAATCCTgaacaaataatcatattactctcGTGCATATTTTTAGTCgaccaaatatattaaaatataataatataaaattaaattttaaccttaaaatgcgGCATATATATAGAATCATTATGTATTTGTTCGGGTATTGAGCTAAAAAAAGGATCTTCAGGTGCAATTAGATCAGTGGCCATCCTTGAAACTTTCTCAAGCACAACTGCAAAGTATCGACTTATTGTTGATCCAGACCTTTGAAATCTTTCTCGACATTGGGAAACTTTTGCACCGGTGCCcaagatgtataaaaaaattcccaacatttcagtagaagatatgtttcttgaagtttgcaagttgtatcttgtctccaaaacTCTCAGCAAACTTGTGAATACCATTTTAGACATcctaaaattaatcatacaaCGTGATTCGTGACCGTCAAGAACCTCCCGGATCCATGTCTCACCTGACTGTTTTGAATCCATGCATGGTTGCCTCAATATATACTTCTCGTAATATAATTGCACGGAAGAAGATGCAACAGCAAATATTTGGTTAAAACATTCTATACGTTGTAACATCtatttcttttccctttcatcaTCACTTTCATCACCGCTATAATCCTCAACTGTACTCATCACctgtgaataaattttatatccaaaatcacatataaacaaccattaataaaactaatttaataaaaaataagtggaacataaattcaatatctaaagaccaaacataaacaactattaataaaacataattgatacacataaataagtagaacataaattcaatatccaaaaactaaacataaataaaaacataattcgcTTAAGCCATTATAACTAGAAGATTACACATAAATAGATATCTTTGAACCCTAGAGGAtcagaaaattttcaactatccTCCATTTCTGTCTTAAGCCACAAAGCTCTAATCTTaggattaattgataaaaacataattcGCTTGTCCTTATTGAGCAATAATCTAAGTGCGAAAAAGTATAGCGGACTAGCTTCTGGAACTTCTTCCGACATGCTGTCAAGCATTTTGACTGCTTGTGGAATACCATATGGATCCATAACAGGAGTCAAACTAGATGTGGCTTGACTCATATTGTCAGCTGCATTGCATAGTTTTTCTATTTGACTGGACAATCTTGCAGCTCCTCcaatttgctttgaagatttctTTCTTCCAGTTTTAAAATGTGAACTTGACGTCTcaggattttttcttttttgactgtttccatcaatttgaacatcatttgaaatttgaacatcatttgaaatgtgaacatcatttgaaatgtgaacatcatttctcatattttcttcTTCACTCTCTTCAGGTATTTCGTTGTTAACATCCTCAAAAAAATCACTACGGAGTGTACCAGAAGAAGGTGCCCATACTTTATCACCTGTTGCAACTATCCCCATGAACATTTGATCCAACTTTCCTTCGAATTCAGGATCAATGCccgatgttttaaattttttagcttCAGGCACAACCTGCATATAAAATGATTGATTAATAATAGTAATTGGCAATAATctcataaacaaaaaaaaatatttagaatttggAAAGTACCTGGAGCCTACTCTCCCACCATTCATCAGATGCATCAACGGTTCTTTTTATAGGATTCCACCCTAAACCAGTATCTTCGCCTTTAAGTTTCTTCCAAGCTTTC includes:
- the LOC107929202 gene encoding L10-interacting MYB domain-containing protein-like, which produces MSTSAIEVSDEKVKAMWDKRLTDIFCDICIKEILKGNRPGTHFTKDGWLKIMTNFEKEKGKDFSQRQLKNRWDALKKEWKAWKKLKGEDTGLGWNPIKRTVDASDEWWESRLQVVPEAKKFKTSGIDPEFEGKLDQMFMGIVATGDKVWAPSSGTLRSDFFEDVNNEIPEESEEENMRNDVHISNDVHISNDVQISNDVQIDGNSQKRKNPETSSSHFKTGRKKSSKQIGGAARLSSQIEKLCNAADNMSQATSSLTPVMDPYGIPQAVKMLDSMSEEVPEASPLYFFALRLLLNKDKRIMFLSINPKIRALWLKTEMEDS